A genomic segment from Nicotiana sylvestris chromosome 1, ASM39365v2, whole genome shotgun sequence encodes:
- the LOC104210208 gene encoding uncharacterized protein isoform X2: MMCLTDQGRGCEWGTRNGISSLFAQKRNVLNPYFWQMIREIIKFKQDVISYLEALDNNPDIDRNETIGQFIKSNGSSELFLKAYLIPICSSIWSCPLEGVMGFSAYSILSFFRDHHLLQLFGLSQLLTVRWGSHISVNKVKEALEKRGCQIRTGCEVNSVLTDEEGCTIDCNDGAKEVYDGCIMATHAPYTLRMLGKEATYDETRILGAFQYVYSDIFLHHDKIFLPRDPSAWSGLNFLGTTNNRGCMTYWLNVIQNLGDSKLPYLVTVDPPHTPEHTLLKWTTGHPVPSVAASKASRELDQIQGKRGIWFCGGYQGYGFHEDGLKVGVAAAHGMLRRNCSILDNLKHIVPTWPETGARLIVTRFFRSFIKTGCIILFEEGGTVFTFQGTERKCSLKVSLRIHSPQFYWKIATEADVGLADAFIHGDFCFVDKNEGLLNLIMILIANTDLKASVTRSSKKRGWWTPLFFTAALSSAKYFIRHILNQNTLTQARRNISHHYDLSNELFSLFLDETMTYSCAIFKREDEGLKDAQLRKISVLIKKAKISKEHHILEIGFGWGSFAVEVVKQTGCKYTGITLSEKQLEYAQLIVEQAGLQDQITFLLCDYRQMPNKDKYHRIISIGMIEHVGHEFMDEFFTCCESSLAEDGLLVLQFVSMPDERYDEYRYSIGFIKEYIFPGGCLPALSRVTSAMAAASKLCVVHLEEIGIHYYQTLRCWRKNFLENQSQIRALGFDDKFIRTWEYYFDYCAAGFKTRTIGDYQIVFSRPGNVAAFGDPYNSAPSTY, translated from the exons ATGATGTGTTTGACAG ACCAAGGCCGTGGTTGCGAATGGGGTACCCGAAATGGAATCTCTAGTTTGTTTGCACAGAAGAGGAATGTCTTGAATCCATATTTTTGGCAAATGATTAGAGAAATTATCAAGTTCAAACAGGATGTCATAAG TTACCTTGAAGCACTTGACAACAATCCTGACATTGATCGCAATGAAACAATAGGGCAATTTATTAAGTCAAATGGCAGTTCGGAATTATTTCTGAAGGCTTATCTG ATTCCAATATGTTCTTCAATCTGGTCCTGTCCCCTAGAAGGAGTAATGGGCTTTTCTGCTTATTCCATTCTTTCATTCTTTCGCGACCATCATCTTCTTCAG CTCTTTGGTCTCTCTCAGTTGCTCACTGTAAGATGGGGATCACACATATCTGTAAACAAG GTTAAGGAGGCGCTGGAGAAGAGAGGCTGCCAAATAAGAACTGGTTGTGAAGTAAATTCTGTATTGACAGATGAAGAAG GTTGTACCATAGATTGCAATGATGGCGCCAAAGAAGTATATGATGGATGCATAATGGCAACACATGCTCCGTACACTCTGAGAATGTTAGGGAAAGAGGCAACATATGATGAAACAAGAATACTGGGTGCATTCCAGTATGTCTATAG CGATATTTTCCTTCATCATGACAAAATATTCCTGCCTCGCGACCCATCTGCATGGAGTGGTTTGAACTTTCTTGGAACTACGAATAATAGAGGATGCATGACATATTGGCTCAATGTAATCCAG AATCTTGGTGACTCAAAGCTGCCTTATCTCGTAACCGTCGATCCTCCTCACACACCAGAGCATACATTGCTTAAGTGGACAACAGGCCACCCAGTCCCCTCAGTTGCTGCATCAAAAGCTTCACGTGAGCTAGATCAAATCCAAGGGAAGAGAGGAATATGGTTTTGTGGAGGATATCAAG GATATGGCTTCCATGAGGATGGACTAAAG GTGGGTGTGGCTGCTGCACATGGCATGCTTAGAAGGAATTGTAGTATTCTGGACAACCTCAAGCACATAGTACCAACCTGGCCTGAAACAGGAGCACGCCTCATTGTTACAAGATTTTTTAGAAGTTTCATTAAAACGGGATGCATAAT CTTGTTTGAAGAAGGAGGTACAGTATTCACCTTCCAAGGAACAGAGAGGAAATGCTCTCTGAAAGTTTCTCTTAGAATTCATAGTCCACAGTTTTACTGGAAG ATTGCAACTGAAGCTGACGTAGGCCTTGCTGATGCTTTTATTCATGGAGATTTCTGTTTTGTTGACAAGAATGAAGGTCTTCTTAATCTTATCATG ATACTTATTGCCAACACAGATTTGAAAGCGTCTGTTACAAGGTCTAGTAAGAAAAG AGGCTGGTGGACACCATTGTTTTTTACAGCAGCACTGTCATCTGCAAAATATTTCATTCGACATATTTTGAATCAAAACACCCTGACTCAAGCTCGACGGAATATCTCCCATCATTATGACCTG AGTAATGAACTATTTTCACTCTTTCTGGATGAgacaatgacatattcatgtgcAATATTCAAG AGAGAGGATGAAGGCCTAAAAGATGCACAGCTGAGAAAGATTTCCGTTCTCATTAAAAAG GCAAAAATTAGCAAGGAACATCACATTTTAGAGATAGGATTTGGTTGGGGAAGTTTTGCTGTGGAAGTTGTCAAGCAAACAGGGTGTAAATATACTGGTATAACTCTCTCCGAGAAGCAACTGGAATATGCACAGTTAATAGTTGAGCAAGCAGGCCTTCAG GATCAAATTACATTTCTCCTATGTGACTATCGTCAAATGCCAAATAAGGACAAATATCATAGGATTATATCAAT TGGGATGATAGAACATGTTGGTCATGAGTTTATGGATGAATTCTTTACTTGCTGTGAGTCTTCATTGGCAGAAGACGGGCTTCTAGTTCTGCAG TTCGTTTCGATGCCAGATGAGAGGTATGACGAATACAGGTATAGCATAGGCTTCATAAAAGAGTATATATTCCCAGGCGGATGCTTGCCTGCACTAAGTCGAGTAACATCAGCCATGGCTGCTGCGTCCAAATTATG TGTAGTGCACCTGGAAGAGATAGGAATTCACTATTATCAGACGCTGAGATGTTGGCGGAAAAACTTCTTGGAAAATCAGAG CCAAATTCGTGCTTTGGGATTCGATGACAAGTTCATCAGGACATGGGAGTACTACTTTGACTACTGTGCTGCTGGATTCAAAACACGCACAATAGGAGATTATCAG ATTGTATTCTCAAGGCCAGGCAATGTTGCAGCATTTGGTGATCCTTACAACAGTGCACCTTCAACTTATTAG
- the LOC104210208 gene encoding uncharacterized protein isoform X1, with protein MKVAVVGAGISGLVSAYELAKAGVKVVVYEKEDYLGGHAKSVTVDGVDLDLGFIVFNRVTYPNMMEFFEFLGVDMEITDMSFSVSLDQGRGCEWGTRNGISSLFAQKRNVLNPYFWQMIREIIKFKQDVISYLEALDNNPDIDRNETIGQFIKSNGSSELFLKAYLIPICSSIWSCPLEGVMGFSAYSILSFFRDHHLLQLFGLSQLLTVRWGSHISVNKVKEALEKRGCQIRTGCEVNSVLTDEEGCTIDCNDGAKEVYDGCIMATHAPYTLRMLGKEATYDETRILGAFQYVYSDIFLHHDKIFLPRDPSAWSGLNFLGTTNNRGCMTYWLNVIQNLGDSKLPYLVTVDPPHTPEHTLLKWTTGHPVPSVAASKASRELDQIQGKRGIWFCGGYQGYGFHEDGLKVGVAAAHGMLRRNCSILDNLKHIVPTWPETGARLIVTRFFRSFIKTGCIILFEEGGTVFTFQGTERKCSLKVSLRIHSPQFYWKIATEADVGLADAFIHGDFCFVDKNEGLLNLIMILIANTDLKASVTRSSKKRGWWTPLFFTAALSSAKYFIRHILNQNTLTQARRNISHHYDLSNELFSLFLDETMTYSCAIFKREDEGLKDAQLRKISVLIKKAKISKEHHILEIGFGWGSFAVEVVKQTGCKYTGITLSEKQLEYAQLIVEQAGLQDQITFLLCDYRQMPNKDKYHRIISIGMIEHVGHEFMDEFFTCCESSLAEDGLLVLQFVSMPDERYDEYRYSIGFIKEYIFPGGCLPALSRVTSAMAAASKLCVVHLEEIGIHYYQTLRCWRKNFLENQSQIRALGFDDKFIRTWEYYFDYCAAGFKTRTIGDYQIVFSRPGNVAAFGDPYNSAPSTY; from the exons GTAACTTATCCAAACATGATGGAATTTTTTGAGTTCCTTGGAGTTGATATGGAGATAACTGATATGTCATTTTCGGTGAGCTTAGACCAAGGCCGTGGTTGCGAATGGGGTACCCGAAATGGAATCTCTAGTTTGTTTGCACAGAAGAGGAATGTCTTGAATCCATATTTTTGGCAAATGATTAGAGAAATTATCAAGTTCAAACAGGATGTCATAAG TTACCTTGAAGCACTTGACAACAATCCTGACATTGATCGCAATGAAACAATAGGGCAATTTATTAAGTCAAATGGCAGTTCGGAATTATTTCTGAAGGCTTATCTG ATTCCAATATGTTCTTCAATCTGGTCCTGTCCCCTAGAAGGAGTAATGGGCTTTTCTGCTTATTCCATTCTTTCATTCTTTCGCGACCATCATCTTCTTCAG CTCTTTGGTCTCTCTCAGTTGCTCACTGTAAGATGGGGATCACACATATCTGTAAACAAG GTTAAGGAGGCGCTGGAGAAGAGAGGCTGCCAAATAAGAACTGGTTGTGAAGTAAATTCTGTATTGACAGATGAAGAAG GTTGTACCATAGATTGCAATGATGGCGCCAAAGAAGTATATGATGGATGCATAATGGCAACACATGCTCCGTACACTCTGAGAATGTTAGGGAAAGAGGCAACATATGATGAAACAAGAATACTGGGTGCATTCCAGTATGTCTATAG CGATATTTTCCTTCATCATGACAAAATATTCCTGCCTCGCGACCCATCTGCATGGAGTGGTTTGAACTTTCTTGGAACTACGAATAATAGAGGATGCATGACATATTGGCTCAATGTAATCCAG AATCTTGGTGACTCAAAGCTGCCTTATCTCGTAACCGTCGATCCTCCTCACACACCAGAGCATACATTGCTTAAGTGGACAACAGGCCACCCAGTCCCCTCAGTTGCTGCATCAAAAGCTTCACGTGAGCTAGATCAAATCCAAGGGAAGAGAGGAATATGGTTTTGTGGAGGATATCAAG GATATGGCTTCCATGAGGATGGACTAAAG GTGGGTGTGGCTGCTGCACATGGCATGCTTAGAAGGAATTGTAGTATTCTGGACAACCTCAAGCACATAGTACCAACCTGGCCTGAAACAGGAGCACGCCTCATTGTTACAAGATTTTTTAGAAGTTTCATTAAAACGGGATGCATAAT CTTGTTTGAAGAAGGAGGTACAGTATTCACCTTCCAAGGAACAGAGAGGAAATGCTCTCTGAAAGTTTCTCTTAGAATTCATAGTCCACAGTTTTACTGGAAG ATTGCAACTGAAGCTGACGTAGGCCTTGCTGATGCTTTTATTCATGGAGATTTCTGTTTTGTTGACAAGAATGAAGGTCTTCTTAATCTTATCATG ATACTTATTGCCAACACAGATTTGAAAGCGTCTGTTACAAGGTCTAGTAAGAAAAG AGGCTGGTGGACACCATTGTTTTTTACAGCAGCACTGTCATCTGCAAAATATTTCATTCGACATATTTTGAATCAAAACACCCTGACTCAAGCTCGACGGAATATCTCCCATCATTATGACCTG AGTAATGAACTATTTTCACTCTTTCTGGATGAgacaatgacatattcatgtgcAATATTCAAG AGAGAGGATGAAGGCCTAAAAGATGCACAGCTGAGAAAGATTTCCGTTCTCATTAAAAAG GCAAAAATTAGCAAGGAACATCACATTTTAGAGATAGGATTTGGTTGGGGAAGTTTTGCTGTGGAAGTTGTCAAGCAAACAGGGTGTAAATATACTGGTATAACTCTCTCCGAGAAGCAACTGGAATATGCACAGTTAATAGTTGAGCAAGCAGGCCTTCAG GATCAAATTACATTTCTCCTATGTGACTATCGTCAAATGCCAAATAAGGACAAATATCATAGGATTATATCAAT TGGGATGATAGAACATGTTGGTCATGAGTTTATGGATGAATTCTTTACTTGCTGTGAGTCTTCATTGGCAGAAGACGGGCTTCTAGTTCTGCAG TTCGTTTCGATGCCAGATGAGAGGTATGACGAATACAGGTATAGCATAGGCTTCATAAAAGAGTATATATTCCCAGGCGGATGCTTGCCTGCACTAAGTCGAGTAACATCAGCCATGGCTGCTGCGTCCAAATTATG TGTAGTGCACCTGGAAGAGATAGGAATTCACTATTATCAGACGCTGAGATGTTGGCGGAAAAACTTCTTGGAAAATCAGAG CCAAATTCGTGCTTTGGGATTCGATGACAAGTTCATCAGGACATGGGAGTACTACTTTGACTACTGTGCTGCTGGATTCAAAACACGCACAATAGGAGATTATCAG ATTGTATTCTCAAGGCCAGGCAATGTTGCAGCATTTGGTGATCCTTACAACAGTGCACCTTCAACTTATTAG